One window from the genome of Microcebus murinus isolate Inina chromosome X, M.murinus_Inina_mat1.0, whole genome shotgun sequence encodes:
- the NEXMIF gene encoding neurite extension and migration factor, whose product MDNQQDKAIVASANGENTLINGVKENDSEDQDMAMKSFAALEAAAPIQPIPATQKDTLAYPRGLLPLPSKKPCMQSPSSPLGLIEAPEHAANSASVNAISLTSGVTKGLNTWSLPNECEKAPFAIMEPAGMSALNGDCLMQPSRTCLGCFMESKDAVDPEPGISLKVGDLNRDYETCAVSDIGIQCINAGENMKYGEQLLSDQLLGFPLHKSRGGDRREAEKPDIDLEDPTQKSYYEALLLDKCNTEEALLANSSQDWGYFETFISESKIELLDLCSKNELSVNLFSEEDVDNYMFDDDESTLGSDVCSLKIRYESFQDNVRDKTTLLMQEDAQFNFFPSVFTTCPKREAKSGALKQSSDLSQFKVPDMSIIWGEEDKILDKKKGKEEGQEDKGVEKKDGKDDGEKSALNKPCSGTEVGQFKNPKQGHLANSLETSGNFSDESSFIEVSYDAMGEIKDCSRYMARDTNSGSSSSQQNYGLRAKRKVRYSEDYLYDVDSLEGEKVNERKEWLPGGSKEEDDDEWCPKKRRKVTRKEPPVIIKYIIINRFKGEKNMLVKLGKVDASETTVNLSENQLNKYAKLAPLKGFWQKKKKQRNNTDSIKTPLCQKQSFEPGTYEVSFLPPARKRKSKLGNRHRIQRIPSMETSASSKQVSFCNDQRQASNRKEDGSLKGTLKSVPLAAPSCANGSHLTDVTGPDSVKVKAQDTEFKGPERKVLNKIKFKSEARLKSKKIKASVQESKPIVQVSPLLEDQSSKANLKNEVIPGTSNSSHLSEFHEAKASKNSTFLPTTCSSEMPLSSASVATNIPVIPGGYLQTLLDASDLSNNTNISYFTHHSPEQNEGSLAQTEKSFVPLQPAQDCVLSSSSDSELQQSSHNFKMESNNYGNVWPNKATSGPQEFMVEVSREITPTQSNEYGASQVVPMDSNLTVSTYSPICLNSGGSSSSKVLYASVQDTQLPSDNSYQLCHFTNGEICFPFQQGPVNMDDGRLFSFESMAPLSVSSSNYCSLSLKPCEKDGDDDITDDFLAHCSPKLVIQQSIDEIAPLKESTDLLDISNFTPDKFRHSSLSEMSPPDTPSLSPQITRCESIKTLGTLKGFQEGAPGSLGSMEKIKWDCSTLSRQVQADDGFTLNNHQFQFHMFNDEDSVSLLQKNPCLSTFNDPSGQISTNNKVSKSRKKSSPSKNGAANQSSSQKNTRKKSLKANNKGIEKPPGKPSRQVSKSAKKGKYMAAINGEKMQIGIGRGGGQTNNISSTGKTLAECIQHGGPVASGKMANQKGLSGDWALGKESSPGWSDLSVGTNSNSLLDDDQREFQEPSYILSNIASGMADVQRFMMASIEPLWEPMEHHGDPNIFYSPESNSLKLKTLKILAGTPQESKKKVNSGSPGATKNHRSIKGVSKSNGKAAIGDPGHTNMPGYNEDSRSAFFDKKYSNMSTLGNNGPTHKKLYRHKSSSKALRDEKCKGKHMEREQVHKDEAGTASFEKLRDSDYNLLKAETAFWVLPVFEEETHIFQKDI is encoded by the exons ATGGATAACCAACAAGATAAGGCTATTGTTGCCTCAGCCAACGGAGAAAACACTCTGATTAATGGGGTCAAAGAAAATG aCTCAGAGGACCAGGATATGGCAATGAAGTCATTTGCAGCTCTAGAAGCTGCTGCACCAATCCAGCCTATACCAGCGACACAAAAAGACACCCTGGCATATCCCAGGGGTCTCCTGCCTCTACCCTCTAAGAAGCCCTGTATGCAGAGCCCTTCCTCTCCTTTGGGCCTGATTGAAGCACCTGAGCATGCTGCTAACAGTGCTTCTGTGAATGCCATCTCCCTCACGTCTGGTGTTACAAAAGGCCTGAATACATGGTCACTGCCCAACGAGTGTGAGAAAGCTCCATTTGCCATAATGGAGCCTGCAGGCATGTCAGCTCTGAATGGGGACTGTCTCATGCAGCCAAGCCGGACTTGCTTGGGCTGCTTCATGGAATCCAAGGATGCAGTAGATCCTGAGCCAGGGATCAGTCTGAAAGTTGGTGATCTAAATAGGGATTATGAAACGTGTGCAGTCTCTGACATAGGGATTCAGTGCATCAATGCTGGAGAAAACATGAAATACGGAGAGCAGCTGCTCTCAGATCAGCTCCTAGGCTTCCCCCTGCATAAATCAAGGGGGGGAGATAGACGAGAAGCTGAGAAACCTGACATCGACCTGGAGGATCCAACTCAGAAAAGTTATTATGAGGCATTACTGTTAGATAAGTGCAATACAGAAGAAGCTTTGCTTGCAAATTCCAGTCAGGATTGGGGTTACTTTGAAACTTTCATTAGTGAGAGTAAGATCGAACTGCTTGACCTCTGTTCCAAGAATGAGCTATCTGTCAACCTATTCTCTGAAGAAGATGTGGATAACTACATGTTCGATGATGATGAGTCAACACTGGGCAGTGATGTCTGCTCCCTGAAAATTCGATATGAGTCCTTTCAGGACAATGTTCGTGACAAGACTACCCTTCTGATGCAGGAGGATGCCCAATTCAACTTTTTTCCCAGTGTCTTTACTACCTGCCCCAAGCGGGAGGCTAAGAGTGGAGCCCTGAAACAGAGCAGTGATCTTTCCCAATTCAAGGTCCCTGACATGAGCATCATCTGGGGGGAGGAAGATAAAATCTTGGAcaagaagaaaggcaaagaagaaGGACAGGAAGACAAAGGTGTagagaaaaaagatggaaaagatgaTGGAGAAAAATCTGCCTTAAATAAACCGTGCAGTGGGACTGAGGTGGGGCAATTTAAGAATCCCAAACAGGGCCATCTTGCTAATTCCTTGGAGACATCAGGGAATTTCAGTGATGAAAGTTCCTTCATTGAGGTCTCATATGATGCCATGGGTGAGATCAAAGACTGTAGCCGCTATATGGCTCGGGACACTAATTCCGGCAGCTCCTCCTCCCAGCAGAACTATGGGCTGCGAGCCAAGAGAAAAGTCAGATACAGTGAAGATTATCTATATGATGTTGACTCATTAGAGGGTGAAAAAGTAAATGAGAGGAAAGAATGGCTACCAGGTGGTTCCAAagaggaagatgatgatgaatGGTGTcccaaaaagagaagaaaagtaacCCGTAAGGAGCCCCCTGttattatcaaatatattatCATCAATCGCTTTAAAGGTGAGAAGAACATGCTGGTGAAGTTGGGTAAGGTGGATGCCAGTGAGACAACAGTGAATTTGAGTGAGAATCAGCTGAACAAATATGCCAAGCTGGCACCCTTGAAGGGCTTCtggcagaagaagaagaagcagagaAACAACACAGACTCCATCAAGACACCCTTATGCCAAAAGCAAAGCTTTGAACCAGGTACCTATGAGGTGTCATTCCTGCCACCTGCTCGCAAACGGAAATCTAAACTTGGCAACAGGCACAGGATTCAAAGAATCCCGTCCATGGAAACTTCCGCAAGTAGTAAGCAGGTTTCATTCTGCAATGATCAGAGGCAAGCTAGTAATCGTAAAGAAGATGGAAGCCTAAAAGGTACACTGAAGTCAGTACCTCTTGCTGCCCCCAGCTGTGCAAATGGATCACATTTAACTGATGTCACAGGTCCTGACTCAGTGAAAGTCAAAGCCCAAGACACAGAGTTTAAGGGGCCAGAGaggaaagtgctcaataaaatcaaatttaaaagtgaAGCCAGGTTAAAATCCAAGAAAATTAAAGCTTCTGTGCAAGAAAGCAAGCCAATTGTTCAAGTGAGCCCTCTCTTGGAAGACCAATCCTCCAAGGCTAATTTAAAGAATGAAGTTATTCCTGGGACCTCAAACAGTTCCCATCTGTCTGAATTTCATGAGGCAAAGGCTTCTAAGAATTCCACTTTTCTACCAACCACCTGCTCTTCTGAAATGCCTCTATCATCTGCTAGTGTTGCCACTAATATACCTGTTATCCCTGGAGGGTATCTGCAGACATTGTTAGATGCTTCTGACTTGTCAAATAATACTAATATCTCATACTTCACCCACCATTCTCCAGAGCAAAATGAAGGCAGCCTCGCTCAAACTGAAAAATCATTTGTACCTCTCCAGCCTGCCCAGGACTGTGTGCTCTCCTCATCCTCTGACTCTGAGCTACAGCAGTCATCTCATAACTTCAAAATGGAATCAAACAACTATGGAAATGTGTGGCCCAACAAGGCTACTTCTGGCCCCCAGGAATTCATGGTTGAAGTCTCAAGGGAGATAACTCCAACCCAATCCAATGAATATGGAGCCTCCCAAGTAGTCCCTATGGACAGTAACCTCACAGTTTCAACATACAGTCCAATCTGCCTCAACAGTGGTGGCAGTAGTTCCAGCAAGGTCCTGTATGCTTCTGTGCAAGATACCCAACTCCCATCTGATAACTCTTACCAATTATGTCACTTTACTAATGGAGAGATCTGCTTTCCTTTTCAGCAAGGCCCAGTCAATATGGATGATGGTCGGCTCTTTAGCTTTGAGTCAATGGCCCCACTCTCTGTCAGCTCAAGCAATTATTGCTCCTTAAGCTTGAAGCCCTGCGAAaaagatggtgatgatgatatcACTGATGACTTCCTGGCCCATTGCAGCCCCAAGCTGGTGATTCAGCAGAGCATTGATGAGATAGCACCATTAAAGGAGTCCACTGACCTCCTGGATATCTCTAACTTTACTCCTGACAAATTCCGCCACTCGTCCCTTTCAGAGATGTCCCCACCTGACACCCCCAGTCTTTCACCTCAAATTACCAGATGTGAGAGTATCAAGACACTAGGAACACTGAAGGGGTTCCAAGAGGGTGCCCCAGGATCGTTGGGCAGCATGGAGAAAATCAAGTGGGACTGCAGTACCCTTTCACGGCAGGTCCAAGCGGATGATGGATTTACTTTAAATAACCATCAGTTTCAGTTCCATATGTTCAATGATGAGGATTCTGTCAGCCTGCTCCAAAAAAACCCTTGCCTGTCAACATTTAATGATCCATCTGGTCAAATCAGTACCAACAACAAAGTgtcaaaatcaagaaagaaaagttcACCCAGCAAGAATGGGGCTGCGAACCAAAGCTCTTCTCAGAAAAACACCAGGAAAAAATCCCTCAAAGCCAACAACAAAGGGATTGAAAAGCCACCTGGCAAACCGTCCCGCCAGGTCTCTAAGTCAGCAAAGAAAGGGAAATACATGGCTGCCATCAATGGAGAAAAAATGCAAATTGGCATTGGCCGTGGGGGAGGCCAAACTAACAACATATCCTCCACTGGGAAGACATTGGCTGAATGTATCCAACATGGTGGTCCCGTGGCCTCTGGGAAGATGGCAAATCAGAAGGGACTTTCTGGAGACTGGGCTTTGGGGAAGGAAagcagcccaggctggagcgACTTGAGCGTGGGCACCAACTCCAACAGCCTCCTGGATGATGACCAACGGGAATTTCAGGAGCCTTCTTATATCTTGTCCAACATTGCCTCTGGTATGGCAGATGTACAGAGATTCATGATGGCCTCCATAGAGCCCCTTTGGGAACCCATGGAGCACCATGGGGACCCCAACATATTCTACTCCCCTGAGTCCAATAGTCTAAAattaaaaaccctcaaaataTTGGCTGGGACACCACAGGAGTCTAAGAAAAAGGTCAACAGTGGGTCTCCAGGAGCCACTAAGAATCACAGGTCAATCAAAGGTGTGAGCAAAAGCAATGGGAAAGCAGCAATAGGTGATCCTGGTCATACAAACATGCCTGGTTATAACGAGGACTCTCGCTCTGCCTTCtttgataaaaagtatagtaacaTGAGCACTTTAGGCAATAACGGACCGACACACAAAAAGTTATATCGTCACAAATCCAGCTCCAAGGCCCTGAGAGATGAGAAGTGTAAGGGAAAGCACATGGAGCGAGAACAGGTCCACAAGGATGAGGCTGGGacagcttcttttgaaaaactgag GGATTCCGACTACAATCTCCTAAAAGCAGAAACAGCATTTTGGGTTTTACCTGTGTTTGAAGAAGAGACTCACATTTTCCAGAAAGACATTtga